The proteins below come from a single Pedobacter aquae genomic window:
- a CDS encoding glycosyltransferase family 2 protein encodes MKAYMRKNSFIDYREILVSPYAPSVSILAPAYNEEATIVDNVKSIMSLHYGNFEIIIINDGSKDNSLQKLIDAYQLEKVNFCVNEQINHKPIRGIYKSRNSSYSKLIVIDKENGGKSDALNAGINVSSKDLLLCIDVDCIVEQDALLKLVKPYLEEKKRVIATGGVVRIANSCEVEDGRLVKVHMPKNIISRFQVLEYIRAFLMGRMAWSRLNGLLIISGAMGLFDKEIVIKSGGYSHETVGEDMELVVRMRRYMHDHNLKYQVVYIPDPLCWTESPIDFKVLGRQRNRWTRGTIETLWTHRDLFFNPKYSILGLLSYPYWLFFEWLAPILEGIGIISFILLASLGKINWEFSGILFFMVYSFSILLSTIAVLFEERSYHQYTSGKDVLKLLLLAFIEPIVYHPLTIYWSVRGNIDKFTGKKTWGTMTRAGFAGNQKNKVEPTTVAVSPVIIKEEQSV; translated from the coding sequence ATGAAAGCCTATATGCGTAAAAATAGTTTTATAGATTATCGCGAAATTCTAGTTTCGCCATACGCTCCTTCGGTTTCTATTTTAGCGCCTGCTTATAACGAAGAAGCTACCATTGTTGATAATGTAAAATCTATCATGTCTTTGCATTATGGCAATTTCGAAATTATCATCATTAATGACGGTAGTAAAGATAATTCTCTACAAAAGCTGATAGATGCCTACCAACTAGAAAAGGTTAATTTTTGCGTTAATGAGCAGATAAATCATAAGCCTATACGTGGTATTTATAAATCTAGAAATTCATCCTATTCTAAATTGATTGTTATTGATAAAGAAAATGGTGGTAAATCAGATGCTTTAAATGCCGGAATAAATGTTTCTTCTAAAGATTTATTGTTATGTATTGATGTTGATTGTATTGTAGAACAAGATGCTTTATTAAAATTAGTAAAACCCTACCTGGAAGAAAAGAAAAGGGTTATTGCTACGGGAGGTGTGGTACGTATAGCCAATTCTTGCGAGGTAGAAGATGGACGCTTAGTTAAGGTTCACATGCCTAAAAATATCATTTCTAGGTTTCAGGTGCTTGAGTATATCCGAGCATTTTTAATGGGCAGGATGGCTTGGAGCCGTTTAAATGGCTTATTGATTATTTCAGGCGCTATGGGTTTATTTGATAAGGAAATTGTTATCAAATCTGGTGGTTATAGTCATGAAACAGTAGGAGAAGATATGGAGTTGGTAGTGCGTATGCGTAGGTATATGCATGATCATAATCTTAAATACCAGGTTGTTTATATCCCAGATCCTTTATGCTGGACAGAAAGTCCTATAGATTTTAAGGTTCTTGGTAGACAAAGAAATAGGTGGACAAGAGGTACTATAGAAACTTTATGGACACATCGTGATTTGTTCTTTAACCCAAAATATAGCATACTAGGCTTGTTAAGTTACCCTTACTGGTTGTTTTTTGAGTGGTTAGCCCCAATTTTAGAAGGTATAGGTATCATTTCATTTATATTATTGGCTTCTTTAGGTAAAATAAATTGGGAGTTCTCCGGTATATTGTTTTTTATGGTATACTCTTTTTCTATTTTATTATCTACCATAGCTGTACTTTTTGAAGAGCGTTCTTATCACCAGTATACCTCTGGAAAAGATGTTCTTAAATTATTGTTACTGGCTTTTATAGAGCCCATAGTTTACCATCCTTTAACCATATATTGGTCTGTAAGAGGTAATATTGATAAGTTTACAGGAAAGAAAACTTGGGGAACGATGACTAGGGCTGGTTTTGCAGGTAATCAAAAAAATAAGGTGGAGCCCACTACTGTAGCAGTAAGCCCTGTTATCATTAAAGAAGAACAAAGCGTTTAA